From the Mustelus asterias chromosome 22, sMusAst1.hap1.1, whole genome shotgun sequence genome, one window contains:
- the dffa gene encoding DNA fragmentation factor subunit alpha: MDTQPHTADPQSRRFPYKLCASDRLKTFGVVVTSLEDLIAKGAKKLGLEKCGAQQAYTVVLENDGTIVEDEDYFMSLPENTRFMILGPSQKWTPVNEEIKISSGTKVDDEVDGDGSVDRGDCPEWKVLAKLLRQSFACIITMSESDLQALIDAPTTELAKELGETSQRTEAIQDSLQRALDNREEQREAKELLKLYKNVFQNDGSEAADEPDHCFNPVSNKILWLNKRIIDVLRQKPSPEFSLSNVELQKVFNENGKDLEIALKCSGEKVKILQQDCKTEFQKRMSKVVGLEQLSKLSTQTAKLQNTVAPIAAAHGSATQY, from the exons ATGGATACTCAGCCACACACAGCAGATCCGCAAAGCAGAAGATTTCCGTACAAACTCTGCGCCTCTGACCGCCTTAAGACGTTTGGTGTCGTCGTGACATCTTTGGAAGATCTGATAGCCAAAG GGGCAAAAAAATTAGGTCTGGAAAAATGTGGTGCCCAGCAAGCTTATACAGTTGTGCTCGAAAATGATGGAACAATTGTTGAGGATGAAGACTATTTTATGTCCCTGCCAGAAAACACAAGATTCATGATCCTTGGCCCCAGTCAAAAGTGGACTCCTGTTAATGAAG AAATCAAGATCAGCTCAGGTACAAAGGTGGATGATGAAGTAGATGGCGATGGATCTGTAGACCGTGGGGATTGTCCCGAGTGGAAAGTTCTCGCCAAACTACTGAGGCAAAGCTTTGCCTGCATTATTACAATGTCTGAATCTGACCTCCAG GCACTCATAGATGCACCAACTACTGAGCTGGCAAAGGAACTGGGAGAAACTTCACAAAGAACTGAAGCAATACAGGACTCCCTTCAACGTGCACTTGATAACAGAGAGGAGCAGCGGGAAGCTAAGGAACTATTAAAACTGTACAAGAATGTCTTTCAAAATGATG GTTCAGAAGCTGCTGATGAACCTGATCATTGCTTCAACCCGGTGAGCAATAAAATCCTCTGGCTGAACAAACGCATAATTGATGTTCTCCGTCAGAAACCAAGTCCGGAGTTCAGCTTGTCAAATGTGGAATTGCAG AAAGTTTTCAACGAGAATGGAAAGGATTTAGAAATCGCTCTGAAGTGTTCCGGGGAGAAGGTGAAGATTCTGCAGCAAGACTGTAAGACGGAATTTCAGAAGCGCATGTCCAAAGTGGTGGGGCTGGAACAATTGAGCAAACTTTCAACACAGACAGCGAAACTGCAAAACACTGTGGCTCCCATTGCAGCCGCACATGGTTCTGCCACTCAATATTAA